CTCGCGAGTGGTTGTCAGTTGTCAGTACGCTGCGCTTTCAGTTATCAGTTAAAGAGGTACCTTGTGGCAGTAGCAGGAAAGGTAACCACCACAATGTCTTAACTGAGTACTGAAAGATTTTTCGCAGAAAAATCGTACTGAAAACTATTAAAAACATTGCGATATAGCTTCTAAAACCTGAGAATCGTTTACATCGTCACGGATAACAACTTCCCCGATACGCGTCGGTAAGATGAGGCGGAGTTTCCCACCGAGCGTCTTTTTGTCTAAATACATAGCCTCACAGAGTGCTTCTGGCGTAAGATCGTCTGGAAAATTCAGCGGCAATTTTGCACGTTTCAAAAGCGAACGCTGCCGTTGAAAATCGGTCTCAGAGAACATCCGCAAATTAACCGCCAATTGCGCCGCACAATTCATCCCGATAGAGACCGCCTCACCGTGCCGGTATCTATTGTAATGCGTCAGCGCCTCAAGCGCGTGTCCAAAGGTATGTCCATAGTTAAGCACCATTCGCAAACGGCTCTCTTTTTCGTCTTTCGCAACGATTTCCGCTTTGTTGACACACGCACTTGAGATCATTTCAATCAGCGTCGTGTTTTCTACATTTAAGATTGCTTCCAAGTTTTCCGCAACCATTTCAAACAGCAGTTCATCCCGGATAACACCCATCTTGATAACTTCAATAAGTCCAGCTCGGATGTCGCGTTGGGGTAAGGTCTTGAGTGTATCCACATCAATGATGACCAATTTCGGTTGGTGAAACGCGCCGATGAGGTTTTTGCCCTTCGGATGATTTATTGCCGTCTTGCCGCCGACGCTCGCGTCAACTTGTGCCTGCAGCGTCGTCGGAATCTGGAGGTAAGAGATACCACGCATATACACCGCCGCCGCAAAGCCTCCTAAATCCCCAACAACACCGCCCCCGAAGGCAATAAGCGTTGAACCACGGTCGAGTTGATGCGCCACCAAACTGTCCTGTACCCGAGAGAATTCCGCCAACGATTTGCTCTCTTCGCCAACCGGAATCTCAACAGCGTTTACGTCAAGTCCGGCATCGGTCAAGCTGCGATGAACGACAGGCATGTACGCCGCTTTAACAAACGCGTCCGAAACGATCAGCACTTATTCGATTTCATAAGCGGTGTGAGCAGTTCACCAACTCGATTCAATAGTCCAGCACCGACAACAATCGGATAACTGTTCTCTCCGAGTTCTACGCGTAAGGTTCTTGTCATTTCGACTCCCTGACACTCTCCATGAACACCCGTTTGATGTACGCCATTACCGCTTCAAATGAGCATCCCGTCGTTTCCACCATATAATCTGCCTTCACATAGTACGGATGGCGATCTTCCAGCATCGATTTTATCTTCGCGAGCGGATCAGGTGTCTGGAGCAAAGGACGGTGCGACTGATGCTGGACCCGTCGGTAAATCTCTTCCGGTGTCGCTGTTAAACAAAAAACAGTCCCGTTACGTTTCAATTCCGCCATATTCGTTTCCTTCAAGACCACACCACCACCGGTAGAGATAATATGATTGTTCAATTTTGACACTTTACGAACCGCTTCACTTTCGAGTTCGCGAAAAGTCTCCTCCCCATCCTCCGAGAAGATGTCGCTAATACAACGCCCACTATCACGCTCAATAATGTCGTCCGTATCCACGTACCGCATTCGGAGCCGTGTAGCAAGTCGTTTACCGATAGAAGTCTTCCCAGTTCCCATAAAACCGACAAGCACAATATTAGGTCTGCTTTTATTTTTTTCTTTCACTGATGTCCCACCTTTACACGACTGTTTCCGTACTTCCAGTAGCTGCAATTTGAATCGGATAGTTCTAACCGACGGCGAATCGCTAAATGCCGATTGCTGATGGCTAATTGCTGAAGACTATTATACCGTTTTTGGAAAATATTGTAAAGGTTTTGCACGAATTTTTGAGGTATGCTATAATTCAACGCACTGGAATGCTAATCAGAAATAAAAAGGCAAGGAGACGTAGATGCCGCGACAACTCAGAATGGTCCGTCCGAATTTAAAAGACTTACCGGAACTACAACTTCCGCTAGGCTATGATATCCGCACCTACCGCAACGGAGATGAGGCACACTGGGCACGGATCATCAGCGATTCCTTCGGTGGCAGAGAACGCACCCCCCAAGATACACGAAACGAGATTACAGGCAGGGATGTCTTCGTTCCCGACGGATTCTACTTCGCAACGCACCGTGGCACCCCTGTCGGAACTGCCTGCGCTTGGCGGCAATCCATAGATGAAAAGGAGGTCGGATACGTACACATGGTCGGTGTTGTCGCCGAACACACCGGGCACAAACTCGGAAAATGGGTCTCACTCGCCGTTCTCCACTACTTTCGCGACAACAGATTCATAAGTGTCATGCTGGACACCGACGATTTTCGGATCCCTGCCATTAAAACCTATCTCAATTTAGGATTCGTGCCTGTCTACGTTGAAGAAGGGCAATCAGAGCGGTGGCGAGATATTTTTGAAAATTTGAAACTGCCGCATCCTTCAACCCAAATTGCAAACGTTAAAGAAACACTCTCTGAGGAACTGTGGTCGAAAGTATCAAGTTAAATGTATGGTCGAAGATCAACTCAGAATGGTACGGCATGATTTAGAGCACCTGCCGCAACTCCAGTGTCCAGAAGGCTAACACATCCGAACCTATCGAAAAGGCGACGAAGCGCACTGGGCACGAATCATGGATACAGCATTCGTAGACCTCGGCAGAACCGTTCAAGATGCCTACGCCGACATTATTAACCAACCCAATTTTGATCCAGACGGCTTCTGTTTCGTCGTTCACAAGGATATTCCGATCGGCACGGCATGCGGTTGGA
This window of the Candidatus Poribacteria bacterium genome carries:
- the aroB gene encoding 3-dehydroquinate synthase, which translates into the protein MLIVSDAFVKAAYMPVVHRSLTDAGLDVNAVEIPVGEESKSLAEFSRVQDSLVAHQLDRGSTLIAFGGGVVGDLGGFAAAVYMRGISYLQIPTTLQAQVDASVGGKTAINHPKGKNLIGAFHQPKLVIIDVDTLKTLPQRDIRAGLIEVIKMGVIRDELLFEMVAENLEAILNVENTTLIEMISSACVNKAEIVAKDEKESRLRMVLNYGHTFGHALEALTHYNRYRHGEAVSIGMNCAAQLAVNLRMFSETDFQRQRSLLKRAKLPLNFPDDLTPEALCEAMYLDKKTLGGKLRLILPTRIGEVVIRDDVNDSQVLEAISQCF
- a CDS encoding shikimate kinase; the encoded protein is MKEKNKSRPNIVLVGFMGTGKTSIGKRLATRLRMRYVDTDDIIERDSGRCISDIFSEDGEETFRELESEAVRKVSKLNNHIISTGGGVVLKETNMAELKRNGTVFCLTATPEEIYRRVQHQSHRPLLQTPDPLAKIKSMLEDRHPYYVKADYMVETTGCSFEAVMAYIKRVFMESVRESK
- a CDS encoding GNAT family N-acetyltransferase, producing the protein MPRQLRMVRPNLKDLPELQLPLGYDIRTYRNGDEAHWARIISDSFGGRERTPQDTRNEITGRDVFVPDGFYFATHRGTPVGTACAWRQSIDEKEVGYVHMVGVVAEHTGHKLGKWVSLAVLHYFRDNRFISVMLDTDDFRIPAIKTYLNLGFVPVYVEEGQSERWRDIFENLKLPHPSTQIANVKETLSEELWSKVSS
- a CDS encoding GNAT family N-acetyltransferase; the protein is MDTAFVDLGRTVQDAYADIINQPNFDPDGFCFVVHKDIPIGTACGWNRSTDGKQVGYIDMLAVLPEHTGHKLGKWLTVFLLHYFKTQ